CTGCAACTTCCTCTACTGCTTGCAAAAACTCTGGCTCATTACCATTTCGTTCTTTTACAAGATCTAAAAAAGCTTCAACGTTACTTTTCATTGGTTTTATTTTTAAAGTTGATTTCATGCATATTATTTATGTGTTTATAATTTTTTTCTTGTTAAATATACTCGTTTATTTGGTAAGATTCTTCTTTGATTTAAATAAATAACACACTATAAAACGCATCTAATTTATCATATTTACAATTTATTGATGCAAATATACGTTATCTTTAAAAATAATGACATTTTTTATTGAAATTCGCAATAAATAATTTTATGCTTAAAGCAGCAAATTATAATTATTTGTTTCTTTATTGAGTTTTTATATATTTGTTTTTATTAATGCCTCAAAAAACGGAATCTTATTATGCTTAACTTTAAATGTTTAGCTTTTTTTTTATGTTTGGTAGCCTTCCACCAAACGGCATTCTCCCAATTAGGCTTTTCCCATGAAATAGGCATTATTGCTGGCCCCGTAGAATTTAGATCAGATTTCGGAAAACGGGGCAATACTGAAACCAACTTTGGAAACATGGGTATTGGAATAGGCGTTGTGCACTATATTAATTTCTCATACAGAGCAGATTGTAATTGTTATTCAACCGATACTTATTTTAACGACCATTTTAAATTACGAAATGAAATTTCGTGGAACAAAACCAACTTAGAACATTTTGGAAAATGGGTTGACCCTAAAAAAAATACCGTAGAAGCTAATCAACTTAGAGGTCATAAAGGAGTTGCCAAAAATTTAGATATAGGCACCCAGCTAGAGTACTTTCCTTTTAGCATTCGTTCATTTCAATCTTTTGGTTATAGAATCGCTCCTTTTGTAAGTTTGGGGGTGCATTATACATCTTTTAATCCTGAGGTAAGCACTACCTATGCAAATCCAGACCCAACCGCCTTTGGCGATGTAACAGACCCTAGTAACTTTTATTCGCTTTGGGCACCAGGATCTGTAGATGCTTCCGGGGGAGGCACTTGGTCTGTAGTAAGCAGCGTTGGCGTTAGATATAAAGTAAGCAAGCTTGCAGATTTAATGCTAGATGTAAGATGGCAATATTATTTCAACGACTGGGTTGACGGTCTTAACCACCAACTAGACTATAATAAACACAACGATTGGTTAGTATGGGTTAATATTGGATACATTTATTATTTAGACTAAAACTACACATAAACTTCTTTTTTTATTCGGTGTATTCAAATGCAATATTTACCTTTAAGGAAGGTTAATAATTTACATATGCATTATAGAAAAACACTTTTAATTATATATTTAATATCCGTCATTTTCTCTTGTCATGAAGAATTGAAAATAACGTTTTCGGACACTAACATGACTACTCCAAATAATAAACTAGTCGAGGTAAACATACCAAAAGCTAGTGGAAACAGTGTCGTAGCCAACCAAATAAATGACGAAATAAACAAAACAGTCGTGGCTGCATTGCAAATTGGTGAACAAAATGTGATTACATCCAAAACCATTGAAGAAAGCATCACGTTGTTTAATGAGGAATACCATGTTTTTAATGCCGATTTTCCCGATGTTTCACAGCCGTGGGAAGCTCAAATCGATGGTGAAATTATGTTTCAATCGCCTGAAATTATTAGTGTTTCCATAACATCGTATATAAATACTGGAGGCGCACATGGCAATACCAATATTTCTTTCTTAAATTTTAATGCGTCCACTGGAAAACGCATTCAAAACAGCGAATTAATTAAGAATAAAGAAGCCTTTAAAACCATTGCGAAATCGTATTTTAAAGATGCCGTTACAGAAAACGATATGCTTTTTGACCCCGATAACTTTCAATTACCTGCCAACATGGGTTTTACCGAAGAAGGTCTTATTCTGCTATACAACACTTATGAAGTTGCGCCCTATTCAACAGGAATTATAGATTTTACAATTCCTATTGAAGAAGTGAGCGATTTTTTAACCTTTAATGGCCCGTAACAATGCCATGACATAACCAAGATGCATGCCTTCATGAAGCATAATAAACTGAAAAGCTTCATCAATATTGGTCAATGTATTTCCTGTAGTGGAAACAGTATATTCTTGGTAATTTTTAAATAGCCCGTTGCTGTAATCTGCTTTTGTTTTTTCAATGGTAGAAAAAAGCAATGCTTTTATTTCGTCTAGCTCTTCTTGTGTTACGGCTCCTTCTGGCTTGGTGTCTTTTCTATATTTTCCAACCAACTCGTCACTAATCATTATTGGCAAGCCCGATAATTTATAAGCCAACATCTGTTGCGTCACAACAATATGCCCAATATTCCAAATAACATTGTTGTTAAATCCTTTTGGAATCTTGTTTAAATCTTCTAAAGAAGTGTTTTCTATAATTCGGTTAAAAGTTTTTCTGGTATTTGGTAAAACGTCTAAGGTAAAATGCATCGTAATTTTTTTATAAATATATCTTTACTTATTTTGGCTATAAATATAGGATAAATATGAAATTAGCCATAACAATTATGAAAAGTTTAAACGAGTTCATTAATGGCGAATGGCATCTAGACCATAAAAAAACAAATCGATGAAAAAGGTATACTATTTAAAAACATGCAGCACCTGTGTTAGAATTTTAAAGGAATTGAATCTGCCTTCAGAATTTGTATTACAAGACATAAAAACTGAAGAAATAACCGTAAAACAACTTGAAGAAATGAAAGCACTTGCCGGAAGCTACGAAGCGCTTTTTAGCAAACGTTCTAAGCTTTACAAGGAAATGGATTTAAAAAACCAAAAACTTGAAGAGCGCGATTACAAACACTATATCTTGGAGCATTATACGTTTTTAAGCAGACCCGTAATTATTGTTGACGATAAGATATTTATTGGAAATTCCAGAACTGTGGTTGAAGCTGTTAAAGACGTATTGTGATTTAACTAAACCATAAAATAATAAAAGATTTATAGAAATGCAAGTTCTTTTGTGTTGTTTCCTTTGTTGGCTCGAATCAACAAATATAAACCTACTTTGTCATATTAATGTTTGTACTATTATTCTTGGACCGCTGCCCATGAGCAAATATTAATTTCAATAAAAAATCATCAACTGACTATAAATCAAAGTCAAAGAGTTCTTTTGGATGAACGTTTAATCCACGAGCTAACTCGAAGATTGTAGTTAATTGAATATTAATCTCACCTTTTTCGTATTTAGCAATATCGCTGTGATCTATATCACATCTTTGCGCTAATTCTCTTAAACTAAGTTTCTTTTCTTTCCTCAATTCATAGACACGTTTGCCTAAAAATATTTGAAGTTGGTTTTTATGGAAATTTGAAAACATGTGAAAAATAAAAAAGCAATTTCACTAGAATTTTTTAAAAAAATGTGGGCTTTATAGCCCACATTAGAAATTTATTGTTATATTTGATTTTTGTAATATATTTGCGATTCTTCAAAACAAAATATTGAAGCATTCGCTTAGAATCTCGCACTAGAAAACTGGTAATTTTAAAGGAACGAGATGATAAGTAAGATGCTCACGCCTCTCTCACTTTAGGCGTGGGCTCACTTATTGTTCCTAGGTATACCAGTACCTCTAGTGCAGTAAGCTGAGTTCCGCGCCTTTTTTGTTTTCGTACACAAAAAGGCTCAATGAGGTTATAAACCTTATTTTCAGGTAACTTAGACTTTGTAAAATACTTTAAAATGACTATATTTAACTTTAAACCACATCCCTCATGGAAAAAAACAACACTCCTATAGAGCTCCACTCTTTTATACTGTCGCAGTATGATATTATAGCCTCACTTACATTATTGCTGGATAGATCGGCTCTCAGCAACGCCGTTAAAGAACACTGTGGCACCGCGCTCAAGGTTATGGGCATTATATATACGGATCTCGCCTATGGCACTGGAACCCAGCTTTTGTCAAGAAAAGAATTTGATACGTTCTTTAAATCGTTTCCGACCGTATATTATAATAATAGGGAACAGATATCCATAGATACGCTAACCAAGAACATAAAAAAGTGTATCGAAACTAATGAAGTCGTGGCCATTGCTCAGGGTGGAAAAAAGGCGAAAAATATATAGATAGCATGTTTTGCCCAGCCTAGGCCATTTATTAGTTGATTTAATAATTTTAATTAATAAGCGAATCAACGGTTGGTTTTAAAGAATATTAGTATCCAGCAAGTGGAGGTCTAAGCCTTTCCAAAATTCAAGACTTTGAAAAAGCGATCTCCCTGATTCGCAAGGCTCATTTTCAACCCTTGATTCGCATTAATTATATTCCAATAAAGCCATGAGGGAAGGCAAAAAAGAATTAACGCTTAAAGACTACAACAAGCTTTTTAAGAGCCTGTACCCACAGCTATGTGTATTCGCATATAAGTACCTTGATAATTTAGAGACCTCAAAAGACATCGTTCAGGAGGTTTTTATCAAGGTATGGGAAGATAAAACCGTTTTTCAAGATGAAAACCATACCACGGGCTATTTTTATAAAGCCGTAAAAAATAAATGCCTCAACTATCTAAAAAGCAAACGGCACCAGCTAACAGAACGTTATGGGCAGGAAAGCATGGAAACCCATGAGACGGAAGAATTCCTTATGTCCGAGGCCGTGGTACTGGAAACCACCGTTATCATAGAGAACGCCATCAAGACACTGCCGGAAAAAGCCGCCCAAGTGATAAGGCTCAGCATCAAGGACTACACCAATGATGAGATTGCCAAGGCACTGTCCATCTCTGTCAATACGGTCAAGGACCATAAAAAAGTGGCATACCGCAAATTAAGAAAGATTCTGGGGTTTTTAAGGCAGGTTTTTGGGGTTTTGGGTTTTGGGTGATCTAAATGAATGCCTCGGTACTTTAAAAAAATGCTTTAATTTAGAGTAGAAAAAACAAAAGCGTTGGGTAATTATTGTATTCTTAAAAAATTGCTAGTTTTAGCTAAACCAAAGGTAATTATTTTGTTTGCTTGCTCCAGTTTGCTATGCTCGTGTCCTTTGTAAAATCCTCGTTCACAAACACACAACTTTTTACACAAGAAAAATGTTTCCTGCCATATGACCAACATCACCTATAAAATTGATAATATATAAATAGTCAAAATCAAGATTTATGAAATGAATTGAATTCTGGATAAAAATTGAATTATTTTACAACCCAAATTAATATTCTTGGCTCGTTGAACTGAATTTAAAAAATGCTAAAATTATTACTCCGAATTTAGAAGCTATAGATTCTACTAATGCAAAATAACATCAAAATTTGCAATAACAACTTCATTAATGCAAAATATCAATATATTTTTGCAATAAGAGAGTGCTTAATGTAGTTTACTACTAATTTTTGCTATACTAACCACTTCCTTTAGTCTCTTAATCTCTAAACTAATTTTCTTCTGTACTACTTTACCATAACTTTTTTGCGTTACTTTTATATTTGAATGTCCTAGTAATTCACTGACTATTTCCATCGGCAGATCGTTATACAATAACATCGTAGAAGTAAAAGCTTTTCAGCTCAATGCAAAAAGTTGTGATTTAATTAAAAAAGGAAAAAGATTCAAGATATAACATCCAAGACCCGACTAGCACCCAATCCCGTAGATGCTTCATAGATAAATTAAAAACTTGCCAAATTGACTCTTAGAAGAAAAGCAAAAAGTGCGTAAAGCACCAGTAGTTTTGATGGCTATTATACGTAAAAAGTCTTAAAAAATAAAATCCCACATCTGGCTAAACCCATATAAACAGTGACTCCACCAAGATTCGAACTTGGATCTAAAGTTTAGGAAACTTTTGTTCTATCCCTTGAACTATGGAGCCTTTAAACCAAAAAAGACCTTACATTTCTGTAAAGTCTTTTTCTTGTTTTGCTCCCCCTCTTGGGCTCGAACCAAGGACCCTTTGATTAACAGTCAAATGCTCTAACCAACTGAGCTAAGGAGGAGTGTTAATTGTATTTATTTTTAAGCGTTTCATTCATTTCCAAAAACAATTTTAAGATGGAATGTATGCTTTAATTTTCGTTTTTTTAAAAGAACTTTATCTTACTTTTTCTTCAACCTTCCGATAGCTATCGAAATGAGCTAAAGAGTGGTGTTTGTCTTTCGCCTAAGCGAGCGCAAATATATATATATTTTTAATTACTGCAAATATTATTTTTAAAAAATTTAATTAAAAATGGCTTTGAAAATATCGTTACCATTAGCAAACAAAACCAAAGCTATTAATATAAAGAACCCTACCATTTGTGCATACTCCATAAACTTATCTCCTGGTTTTCTGCCAGACACCATTTCGTATAGCAAAAACATCACATGACCGCCATCTAAAGCTGGAATAGGCAATAAGTTTAATACTGCCAACATGATAGATAAAAAGGCTGTTAAATACCAAAAGGCTTGCCAGTCCCATTGGGCAGGAAACATGTTACCAATAGCTGCAAAACCTCCAATTTGTGATGCCCCTTTTTTGGTAAAGATATATTGAAACTGTGCTAAGTAATCCTTAACTTCCCAATACCCTTTGCTTATTCCTCCTGTAATACTTTCAGAAAAACTATAGGTTCTGTTTTGTATCTTAATGTAATCGGGATCCGTTACAGTCGATACAACTCCAATAGTTTTGTCTTCTCCTTGAGTAATATTTAAGTTTTTAATTTCATTATTACGCTCAACCTCTACATTTAAAGTTTTATCTGTGTTATTTTTGATTTGATAAGTTAAATCGGAATAATATTCAATAGGCTGCCCGTTTACCGCAATAATCTTGTCAGTAGTTTTTAATCCTGCTTTATCTGCAGGCGAGTTTGCAACAATTGAATCTAGCTGAAATGGATAACGAGGTGCCATGGCTGGTATATCTCCAGCTTCAAAAAGTTTTTGCCCAATATCTTCAGGAAGTTGAATATCTGCAACTGTTCCATCAGGATGTTCTACTTTAATGTTCTCTACATCTCTAAACATTATATACTTGTTAATGTCTATAGTAAGCTCTTCGAACGGTTTTCCATTTACCGATATGATTTTATCTCCTTGCTGGAAGCCGTAAGTTTCTAAAGTTTTTGCAATTCCATAACCGTATTTAATATCTTCTTTTGTTATATAATTAGTGCCCCAAACAAAAAGCATCATTATAAATAAAAAGAATGCCAAAATAAAATTCACCGTTACACCACCAAGCATAATAATTAAACGTTGCCATGCGGGTTTAGAGCGAAACTCCCAAGGTTGTGGCGGTAAAGCCATTTGCTCGGTATCCATACTTTCGTCTATCATCCCGGATATTTTAACATAGCCGCCTAACGGTAACCAGCCAATGCCATAAACAGTATCGCCTATTTTCTTTTTAAAGAGTGAAAATTTAACATCGAAAAATAAATAGAATTTTTCCACTCTTGTTTTAAACAGTTTTGCCGGGATAAAATGCCCCAATTCGTGTAAAACAACTAATATGGAAAGGCTTAATAATAATTGAGCCGCTTTTATTAAAAATACAGACATGTATTAGGTTTTTTTTATAATCGGACAAAAGTACGCTTTTAACATCATTTAGAAAACATAATACTAGGTATTACTAATTTTTTAACACCGTTTTATTAATTACACCTTGATTAGTATGGAATTGAATAAAAAGAATTCCCGATGCAAACGATGTTACATTCATGGTGGGTGACCAACTAGATGTATATAATAATTGACCAAGTGCGTTAAACATTTTAACCTCATTAACCTCTACATGATTTGGTTTAATAAAGTTAAACTCGTTGGCAGTCGGGTTTGGATAAATAAGGAATTCTGATTGTAACCCTAAACTGTCTACAGCTAGCAAAACGCTATTGTTTTTTGAAATTAGATCGGCTTCCGGGTCAAACTGAATAGAAGATACCGTAAAATTAACCGCATTTAAAAAATCTTCATTGTTTACTGTACTGTTAAGTGTTATATCTAAAATTTCACCTGAAGTTCCTAAAAGTCGCAAAGGTACTGGTGCTTCAAAATAAGTTACTGATGGGTCACTTTGCGTTTGCTTGATATTAATTAACACTTGATTGGATGTTGGTTGACTCCATTGAACGGTATAACTTGGATACCCTTGATTATACAACCAATCGTTAAAAAATTCTGTTAAGTTCTCGCCACTTGTGGTTTCCATAATGCCTATAAAATCGGCGGTTTTAGCATAGTCATACGCATGATTGGGGTTACTTAAATAATTTTTTACCCCTTGAAAAAAGTTAGCGTCTCCAAGCTTTTTTCTTAACATGTGTAATACCATAGCGCCTTTATCATAGGATAATCTTCCACTAAATATTCTTCCTATGTCAGTGGTATCGACATCTGTTAAATAAACAGCTCCGTTAGGTGCAGATGTAATGGATGTCGTGCGTTGTTGTTTCCAATTTATAAAAGCTGTATTACCATCAAGATTTTCAATGGTTAACCCAGATAAATAGGTTGCAAAACCTTCATTCAACCAAATATCTTTCCAGCTTCCGCAGGTAACTTTGTTTCCAAACCATTGATGCGCCAATTCGTGAGCAATTAAATTTCTGTTAAAACTACCCATAAATGATACGGTTGTGTGTTCCATACCACCCCCCCAACCAAACTGTGCATGTCCATACTTTTCGTTTGCAAATGGATATTCTTCAAATAAATTGGTAAATAGGTTCATAATATCTACCGTAACAGGCGTACTGGATTGTGCCAAACTTAGACTTTCGGGATACACATAATTTACAATATCAAAAGGG
This genomic window from Mariniflexile sp. TRM1-10 contains:
- the rseP gene encoding RIP metalloprotease RseP, with translation MSVFLIKAAQLLLSLSILVVLHELGHFIPAKLFKTRVEKFYLFFDVKFSLFKKKIGDTVYGIGWLPLGGYVKISGMIDESMDTEQMALPPQPWEFRSKPAWQRLIIMLGGVTVNFILAFFLFIMMLFVWGTNYITKEDIKYGYGIAKTLETYGFQQGDKIISVNGKPFEELTIDINKYIMFRDVENIKVEHPDGTVADIQLPEDIGQKLFEAGDIPAMAPRYPFQLDSIVANSPADKAGLKTTDKIIAVNGQPIEYYSDLTYQIKNNTDKTLNVEVERNNEIKNLNITQGEDKTIGVVSTVTDPDYIKIQNRTYSFSESITGGISKGYWEVKDYLAQFQYIFTKKGASQIGGFAAIGNMFPAQWDWQAFWYLTAFLSIMLAVLNLLPIPALDGGHVMFLLYEMVSGRKPGDKFMEYAQMVGFFILIALVLFANGNDIFKAIFN
- a CDS encoding arsenate reductase family protein; translated protein: MKKVYYLKTCSTCVRILKELNLPSEFVLQDIKTEEITVKQLEEMKALAGSYEALFSKRSKLYKEMDLKNQKLEERDYKHYILEHYTFLSRPVIIVDDKIFIGNSRTVVEAVKDVL
- a CDS encoding RNA polymerase sigma-70 factor; translated protein: MREGKKELTLKDYNKLFKSLYPQLCVFAYKYLDNLETSKDIVQEVFIKVWEDKTVFQDENHTTGYFYKAVKNKCLNYLKSKRHQLTERYGQESMETHETEEFLMSEAVVLETTVIIENAIKTLPEKAAQVIRLSIKDYTNDEIAKALSISVNTVKDHKKVAYRKLRKILGFLRQVFGVLGFG
- a CDS encoding THC0290_0291 family protein, with amino-acid sequence MLNFKCLAFFLCLVAFHQTAFSQLGFSHEIGIIAGPVEFRSDFGKRGNTETNFGNMGIGIGVVHYINFSYRADCNCYSTDTYFNDHFKLRNEISWNKTNLEHFGKWVDPKKNTVEANQLRGHKGVAKNLDIGTQLEYFPFSIRSFQSFGYRIAPFVSLGVHYTSFNPEVSTTYANPDPTAFGDVTDPSNFYSLWAPGSVDASGGGTWSVVSSVGVRYKVSKLADLMLDVRWQYYFNDWVDGLNHQLDYNKHNDWLVWVNIGYIYYLD
- a CDS encoding DUF3298 and DUF4163 domain-containing protein gives rise to the protein MHYRKTLLIIYLISVIFSCHEELKITFSDTNMTTPNNKLVEVNIPKASGNSVVANQINDEINKTVVAALQIGEQNVITSKTIEESITLFNEEYHVFNADFPDVSQPWEAQIDGEIMFQSPEIISVSITSYINTGGAHGNTNISFLNFNASTGKRIQNSELIKNKEAFKTIAKSYFKDAVTENDMLFDPDNFQLPANMGFTEEGLILLYNTYEVAPYSTGIIDFTIPIEEVSDFLTFNGP
- a CDS encoding DinB family protein, which produces MHFTLDVLPNTRKTFNRIIENTSLEDLNKIPKGFNNNVIWNIGHIVVTQQMLAYKLSGLPIMISDELVGKYRKDTKPEGAVTQEELDEIKALLFSTIEKTKADYSNGLFKNYQEYTVSTTGNTLTNIDEAFQFIMLHEGMHLGYVMALLRAIKG
- a CDS encoding helix-turn-helix domain-containing protein, whose protein sequence is MFSNFHKNQLQIFLGKRVYELRKEKKLSLRELAQRCDIDHSDIAKYEKGEINIQLTTIFELARGLNVHPKELFDFDL
- a CDS encoding M1 family aminopeptidase, yielding MRLLFIFCLFSSPFFGQDFNETLKSIRTAEASSAMKKMLQKANINTGNYDVKYHRLEFNLNPSVAAISGNVTTYFEAKENLSQITLELTNNMVVSQVLQRGNALSFSQNANDEVVVTLPTVQNLGVLDSLTVTYSGNPVSSGFGSFEQNQHNGDPVIWTLSEPYGAKGWWPCKQDLNDKVDSVDVFITTPRFNPSNAEYIAVSNGLEQSQVVNGSNKTTHFKHKYAIPAYLIAIAVTNYEVYSHTVPNNGNPFDIVNYVYPESLSLAQSSTPVTVDIMNLFTNLFEEYPFANEKYGHAQFGWGGGMEHTTVSFMGSFNRNLIAHELAHQWFGNKVTCGSWKDIWLNEGFATYLSGLTIENLDGNTAFINWKQQRTTSITSAPNGAVYLTDVDTTDIGRIFSGRLSYDKGAMVLHMLRKKLGDANFFQGVKNYLSNPNHAYDYAKTADFIGIMETTSGENLTEFFNDWLYNQGYPSYTVQWSQPTSNQVLINIKQTQSDPSVTYFEAPVPLRLLGTSGEILDITLNSTVNNEDFLNAVNFTVSSIQFDPEADLISKNNSVLLAVDSLGLQSEFLIYPNPTANEFNFIKPNHVEVNEVKMFNALGQLLYTSSWSPTMNVTSFASGILFIQFHTNQGVINKTVLKN